A stretch of Faecalibacterium duncaniae DNA encodes these proteins:
- a CDS encoding MOSC domain-containing protein, producing the protein MGKLLAICTSPQRGTVKTEVESARLTPEWGIETDAHGGNWHRQVSMLSAEKIENFRKKIWVDYGAFGENLVVEGYDFRNLPVTSRFAIGDVVLEMTQIGKECHNDCVIKQKTGECIMPREGVFARVLQGGEIHVGDEVTLLPPPENPPLRAAVITLSDKGSRGEREDKSGPLIVEMLTAAGYQVEETMILPDEAKALKAQLIRLADGRQVNLILTTGGTGFAPRDITPEATYAVADRNAPGIAEAMRYHSLSITPRGMLSRAVSVLRGKTLIVNLPGSPKAVKENLEYILPSLEHGVRIAAGLDGECARK; encoded by the coding sequence ATGGGAAAACTTCTGGCGATCTGCACCAGCCCCCAGCGGGGCACGGTCAAGACCGAAGTGGAAAGCGCACGCCTGACCCCGGAATGGGGCATTGAGACCGATGCCCACGGCGGAAACTGGCACCGTCAGGTCAGTATGCTCAGCGCCGAAAAGATCGAGAACTTCCGCAAGAAGATCTGGGTGGACTACGGTGCCTTTGGCGAGAATTTGGTGGTGGAGGGCTACGATTTCCGCAATCTGCCCGTGACCAGCCGCTTCGCCATCGGGGACGTGGTGCTGGAAATGACCCAGATCGGCAAAGAGTGCCACAATGACTGCGTCATCAAGCAGAAGACCGGCGAGTGCATCATGCCCCGGGAGGGTGTGTTTGCCCGGGTGCTGCAGGGCGGCGAGATCCACGTGGGGGACGAGGTGACCCTGCTGCCCCCGCCGGAAAATCCGCCCCTGCGCGCTGCCGTCATCACCCTTTCCGACAAGGGCAGCCGTGGTGAGCGGGAGGACAAGAGCGGCCCCCTGATCGTGGAGATGCTCACCGCTGCAGGCTATCAGGTGGAGGAGACCATGATCCTGCCCGATGAGGCAAAGGCCCTGAAGGCACAGCTCATCCGGCTGGCCGATGGCCGTCAGGTCAACCTGATCCTGACCACCGGCGGCACCGGCTTTGCTCCCCGGGATATCACCCCGGAAGCCACCTATGCCGTAGCGGACCGCAACGCCCCCGGCATTGCTGAGGCTATGCGTTACCACAGCCTGAGCATCACCCCGCGCGGGATGCTCAGCCGTGCTGTCAGCGTGCTGCGGGGCAAGACCCTCATCGTCAACCTGCCCGGCAGCCCCAAGGCCGTGAAAGAGAATCTGGAGTACATCCTGCCCAGCCTGGAGCACGGGGTACGCATTGCCGCCGGGCTGGACGGCGAGTGTGCCCGCAAATAA
- the moaA gene encoding GTP 3',8-cyclase MoaA: MFDSKGRKIHYLRLSVTDLCNLRCRYCMPDGVDKLEREDILTYEEFLRLAALFARCGVDTVRVTGGEPLVRKGVEQLVKGLKAIPGIRKVTMTTNAVLLEQQLPALLEAGLDSVNISLDTLDPALFAKITARDEFAAVQAGIHAALESGIPVKLNCVPQVGVNEGELEALAALAQDKPLQVRFIEMMPIGYGAAMPCISGPELLARFRRRWPELAPLPGAACAALGDGPAVYYTVPGWKGDIGFIAAVHGKFCASCNRVRLTSQGFLRPCLASEAGCDLKALLRSGASDEELLTAIRTTIWEKPQEHHFELKQDIPATRGMYRIGG, encoded by the coding sequence ATGTTTGATTCCAAGGGCCGCAAGATCCATTATCTCCGCCTTTCCGTGACCGACCTGTGCAACCTGCGCTGCCGCTACTGTATGCCGGATGGCGTGGACAAGCTGGAACGGGAGGATATCCTGACCTACGAGGAATTCCTGCGCCTTGCCGCCCTGTTTGCCCGGTGCGGGGTGGATACCGTGCGGGTCACCGGCGGCGAACCGCTGGTGCGCAAGGGCGTGGAGCAGCTGGTCAAGGGGCTGAAAGCCATCCCTGGCATCCGGAAGGTCACCATGACCACCAATGCCGTCCTGTTGGAACAGCAGCTGCCCGCCCTGCTGGAGGCCGGGCTGGACAGCGTGAACATCAGTCTGGATACGCTGGACCCCGCTCTGTTTGCAAAGATCACGGCCAGGGATGAATTTGCCGCCGTGCAGGCGGGCATCCATGCCGCGCTGGAAAGCGGCATCCCGGTCAAGCTGAACTGCGTGCCCCAGGTGGGCGTAAACGAGGGTGAGCTGGAAGCGCTGGCCGCTCTGGCACAGGACAAGCCCCTGCAGGTGCGGTTCATCGAGATGATGCCCATCGGCTACGGGGCGGCCATGCCCTGTATCTCCGGCCCGGAGCTGCTGGCCCGCTTCCGCAGGCGCTGGCCGGAGCTGGCCCCGCTGCCCGGGGCCGCGTGTGCCGCGCTGGGCGACGGCCCGGCGGTCTATTACACCGTGCCGGGCTGGAAAGGGGACATCGGCTTCATTGCCGCTGTCCACGGCAAGTTCTGCGCCTCCTGCAACCGGGTGCGGCTGACCAGTCAGGGCTTTCTGCGCCCCTGCCTTGCCAGTGAGGCCGGATGTGACCTGAAAGCCCTGCTGCGCAGTGGCGCGTCTGACGAAGAGCTGCTGACTGCTATCCGTACCACCATCTGGGAAAAGCCCCAGGAACATCATTTTGAATTGAAACAGGACATCCCCGCGACCCGGGGCATGTACCGAATTGGAGGATAA
- the moaC gene encoding cyclic pyranopterin monophosphate synthase MoaC, with product MSENNLTHFDAAGNAVMVDVSEKPVTAREATAHGIITMNADAFAAVESGTVKKGDVLGVARVAGIMATKRTSELIPLCHPLPLTKVQIEFDLLPERRAVEARCTVKTSGVTGVEMEALTGVSTALLTIYDMCKAVDKGMELGEIHLVEKTGGKSGHYIRAEGGYV from the coding sequence ATGAGTGAAAACAATCTGACACATTTTGATGCCGCCGGAAACGCTGTGATGGTGGACGTGAGCGAAAAGCCCGTCACGGCCCGGGAGGCCACGGCCCACGGCATCATTACCATGAATGCGGATGCCTTTGCCGCTGTGGAAAGCGGCACCGTGAAAAAGGGCGATGTGCTGGGCGTGGCCCGGGTGGCCGGCATCATGGCCACCAAGCGCACCAGCGAGCTGATCCCTCTGTGCCACCCGCTGCCGCTGACCAAGGTGCAGATCGAGTTTGACCTGCTGCCCGAGCGCCGGGCTGTGGAAGCGCGCTGCACGGTCAAGACCAGCGGCGTGACCGGCGTGGAGATGGAGGCACTGACCGGCGTTTCCACCGCCCTGCTCACCATCTATGACATGTGCAAGGCCGTGGATAAGGGCATGGAGCTGGGCGAGATCCATCTGGTGGAAAAGACCGGCGGCAAGAGCGGACATTACATCCGGGCGGAGGGCGGCTATGTTTGA
- a CDS encoding molybdopterin-binding protein, translating into MKLIRTEDAAGQVLCHDITQIIPGEFKGARFKKGHIIQPEDIPVLLSIGKENLYVWEKKPGILHEDEAAALLYKAAAGQNIHGTEPREGKIELIADCDGLLKIDRRALLAVNSTPQMMIATIHGDLPVKKGAKLAGTRIIPLVIEQEKMEAMQAAAGPKPILNVLPFHQKKFAVITTGSEVFKGRIEDKFTPILEQKLAVYGCEMAFHKVCDDDPAGITAAILEAKAAGCELIFTTGGMSVDPDDRTPLAIRNTGAEIITYGAPVLPGAMFLVSYLDGVPVCGLPGCVMYAKRTIFDLLLPRLLADDPITAEDIARLGEGGLCLGCAECHWPNCGFGHC; encoded by the coding sequence ATGAAACTGATCCGTACCGAAGACGCGGCAGGGCAGGTGCTCTGCCACGATATCACCCAGATCATCCCGGGTGAATTCAAGGGGGCCCGCTTCAAAAAGGGCCACATCATTCAGCCCGAGGATATTCCGGTGCTGCTGAGCATCGGCAAGGAAAACCTCTATGTCTGGGAGAAAAAGCCCGGCATCCTCCACGAGGACGAAGCTGCCGCCCTGCTCTACAAGGCCGCTGCCGGTCAGAATATCCACGGCACCGAGCCCCGGGAGGGCAAGATCGAATTGATCGCTGACTGCGACGGTCTGCTCAAGATCGACCGCAGGGCCCTGCTGGCGGTGAACAGCACCCCCCAGATGATGATCGCCACGATCCACGGCGACCTGCCTGTGAAAAAGGGAGCCAAGCTGGCTGGTACCCGCATCATCCCGCTGGTCATTGAGCAGGAGAAGATGGAGGCCATGCAGGCTGCTGCCGGGCCGAAGCCCATCCTGAACGTGCTGCCCTTCCACCAGAAGAAGTTTGCCGTTATCACCACCGGCAGTGAGGTGTTCAAGGGCCGCATTGAGGACAAGTTTACTCCCATCCTCGAGCAAAAGCTGGCGGTGTATGGCTGTGAGATGGCCTTCCACAAGGTCTGCGACGATGACCCGGCGGGCATCACGGCCGCCATTCTGGAAGCAAAGGCCGCAGGCTGTGAGCTGATCTTTACCACCGGCGGCATGAGCGTGGACCCTGATGACCGCACCCCGCTGGCCATCAGGAACACCGGGGCTGAAATTATTACCTACGGCGCGCCCGTGCTGCCCGGTGCCATGTTCCTGGTCAGCTATCTGGACGGTGTGCCGGTCTGCGGTCTGCCCGGCTGTGTGATGTACGCCAAGCGCACCATTTTTGACCTGCTGCTGCCCCGCCTGCTGGCCGATGACCCCATCACCGCCGAGGATATCGCCCGTCTGGGCGAGGGCGGCCTCTGCCTGGGCTGCGCCGAGTGCCACTGGCCCAACTGCGGCTTCGGACACTGCTGA
- the mobB gene encoding molybdopterin-guanine dinucleotide biosynthesis protein B, with the protein MYSEKKQALAAELSLKRPAVLAVSGAHNSGKTTLLEKLIPLLRARGLKVGVIKHDGHDFTPDVPGTDSFRLREAGAEGVAVFSGSRYLLTEEFRLNEQDLLALFERHGYDLVLMEGFKESGWPKIEVVRKAVSEEPVSFEPLAIVGDVPGADFALDEPAALADWIAAQMPAL; encoded by the coding sequence TTGTACAGTGAAAAGAAACAGGCGCTTGCTGCCGAGCTGAGCCTGAAGCGCCCGGCTGTGCTGGCCGTGAGCGGTGCGCACAACAGCGGCAAAACGACTTTGTTGGAAAAACTCATTCCCCTGCTGCGGGCACGGGGCCTGAAGGTGGGTGTCATCAAGCATGACGGCCACGATTTTACCCCCGACGTGCCGGGCACCGACAGCTTCCGTCTGCGGGAGGCCGGGGCCGAGGGCGTGGCGGTCTTTTCGGGCAGCCGTTACCTGCTGACGGAGGAATTCCGCCTGAACGAGCAGGATCTGCTGGCCCTGTTTGAGCGCCACGGCTATGATCTGGTGCTGATGGAGGGCTTCAAGGAGAGCGGCTGGCCCAAGATCGAGGTGGTGCGCAAGGCTGTCTCGGAGGAGCCTGTCTCCTTTGAACCGCTGGCCATCGTGGGGGATGTTCCGGGGGCAGACTTTGCACTGGACGAGCCCGCAGCGCTGGCCGACTGGATCGCTGCACAGATGCCTGCATTGTAA
- the glp gene encoding gephyrin-like molybdotransferase Glp codes for MKQPFCTPAQALRRVLDAAAALPVPATERVPLDDACGRIAARDLCARMDQPPFDRSPLDGYALHSADTAGAGEETPVTLPVVMKLYAGDAPAAVLPAGCAARIMTGAPLPPGADCVLMQELTDGGEEQVRIYAQLQPNANVVFRGEDIAAGAPIAAAGTVLTPAHIGVLAGQGIPDAEVFRPLTVGVLATGSELLEAGEAWAPGKIYDANGIQNAARLRQLGFAVERTHCSDDPEEIAARMQELLTRCDAVITSGGVSVGQKDYLPTVLEMLHAEPVFAGVAQKPGSPMIAAQVGEKLVFCLSGNPFAAAATLEQYAVPALLRAAGRREEDCIPVHTRGRLTTGFSKPSKGTRFLRARALGGLVEIPGEGNAEAHSSGSLSAMMGCNCLVELPAGSGPVAPGEEVEVLNFVQ; via the coding sequence ATGAAACAGCCTTTTTGCACGCCAGCCCAGGCCCTGCGCCGGGTGCTGGATGCTGCTGCGGCTCTCCCGGTGCCTGCCACGGAGCGGGTGCCGCTGGATGATGCCTGTGGGCGGATCGCAGCCCGGGACCTGTGCGCCCGGATGGATCAGCCCCCATTTGACCGGAGCCCTCTGGATGGCTATGCCCTTCACAGTGCCGACACGGCCGGGGCGGGGGAGGAGACCCCTGTCACCCTGCCGGTGGTGATGAAGCTCTACGCCGGGGATGCCCCCGCCGCTGTCCTGCCTGCCGGGTGTGCTGCCCGCATTATGACCGGCGCACCCCTGCCCCCGGGCGCAGACTGCGTTCTGATGCAGGAGCTGACCGACGGCGGGGAGGAGCAGGTGCGCATTTACGCACAGCTTCAACCCAACGCCAATGTGGTGTTCCGGGGTGAGGACATCGCCGCCGGTGCCCCCATTGCCGCTGCCGGAACTGTGCTGACCCCGGCGCACATCGGTGTGCTGGCCGGTCAGGGCATCCCGGATGCCGAGGTCTTTCGCCCCCTGACCGTGGGCGTGCTTGCTACCGGCAGTGAGCTGCTGGAAGCGGGTGAGGCCTGGGCTCCCGGCAAGATCTACGATGCCAACGGGATCCAGAATGCCGCCCGCCTGCGGCAGCTGGGCTTTGCCGTGGAGCGCACCCACTGCTCGGATGACCCGGAGGAGATCGCCGCCCGGATGCAAGAACTGCTCACCCGGTGTGATGCGGTGATCACCAGCGGCGGTGTTTCGGTGGGGCAGAAGGATTACCTGCCCACAGTGCTGGAAATGCTGCACGCGGAGCCTGTTTTTGCCGGGGTAGCTCAGAAGCCCGGCAGCCCCATGATCGCTGCACAGGTGGGAGAAAAGCTGGTGTTCTGCCTGTCCGGCAATCCCTTTGCCGCTGCTGCCACGCTGGAGCAGTATGCCGTTCCGGCCCTGCTGCGGGCCGCAGGGCGGCGGGAAGAGGACTGCATCCCGGTGCATACCCGGGGAAGGCTGACCACCGGCTTTTCCAAGCCCAGCAAGGGAACCCGCTTTCTGCGGGCCAGAGCGCTGGGCGGCCTGGTGGAGATCCCCGGCGAGGGCAACGCGGAGGCGCATTCCTCGGGCAGTCTGTCGGCCATGATGGGCTGCAACTGCCTGGTGGAGCTGCCTGCGGGCAGCGGCCCGGTGGCTCCGGGCGAAGAAGTGGAGGTACTGAACTTTGTACAGTGA